One genomic segment of [Pasteurella] aerogenes includes these proteins:
- the cysI gene encoding Sulfite reductase [NADPH] hemoprotein beta-component, whose amino-acid sequence MSNKETKKLEWQEKPLSDNERLKRESHYLRGTILEDLENPLTGGFTGDNFQLIRFHGMYEQDDRDIRAERLEEKLEPLKFMLMRCRLPGGIIKPEQWIEIDKFAREHTYYQSIRLTNRQTFQYHGVPKGQLQPMHRLLHKIGLDSIATAADMNRNVLCTSNPIESELHQQAYEFAKKISEHLLPRSRGYFDVWIDGKKIESSEDVLKQEDEPILGKTFLPRKFKTAVAIPPLNDVDVYGNDMNFVAIQDDNGQLCGFNVLVGGGLSFEHGNTKTYPNVSLELGYVPLDKTLAAAEAIVTTQRDFGNRHDRKNARTRYTVQNMTLNGFRAEVEKRMGVKFEPIRPYEFTERGDRIGWVKGIDNNWHLTLFIESGRITDQPEKPLMTGMLEIAKVHKGDFRITANQNIIIANVAEKDKKTIEKLAKQYGLMRDDVTKQRENSMSCVAFPTCPLAMAEAERVLPDFISELDKVMAKHQVSEDYIITRITGCPNGCGRAMLAEIGLVGKAVGRYNLHIGGDRAGLRIPRLYKENITLEQIIQELDTLIGLWSKERSKNEAFGDFVIRKGIIKPVVNAAVDFWDATLIPTVNA is encoded by the coding sequence ATGAGTAACAAAGAAACTAAAAAATTGGAATGGCAAGAGAAACCGTTGTCGGATAATGAACGTTTAAAACGCGAAAGCCATTATTTGCGCGGGACGATTTTGGAAGATTTGGAGAATCCGTTAACCGGCGGTTTTACCGGTGATAATTTCCAATTAATCCGTTTCCACGGTATGTATGAGCAAGATGACCGTGATATTCGTGCGGAACGTTTGGAAGAAAAATTGGAACCGTTAAAATTTATGCTCATGCGTTGTCGCTTGCCGGGCGGGATCATTAAGCCGGAACAATGGATTGAAATTGATAAATTTGCCCGTGAGCATACGTATTATCAATCAATTCGTTTGACTAACCGTCAAACCTTCCAGTATCACGGTGTGCCGAAGGGGCAATTGCAACCAATGCACCGTTTGTTACATAAAATCGGTTTGGACTCTATCGCTACTGCGGCGGATATGAACCGTAATGTGCTTTGTACGTCTAACCCGATTGAAAGCGAATTGCACCAACAGGCTTATGAATTTGCGAAGAAAATTTCCGAGCATTTATTGCCTCGTTCACGCGGTTATTTTGACGTTTGGATTGACGGTAAAAAAATCGAAAGTTCAGAAGATGTGTTAAAACAAGAAGATGAGCCTATTTTAGGCAAGACATTTTTACCGCGTAAATTTAAAACCGCCGTTGCTATTCCGCCGCTAAATGATGTGGATGTGTACGGAAATGACATGAATTTTGTGGCAATCCAAGATGACAATGGACAACTTTGCGGGTTCAACGTATTAGTGGGCGGTGGGCTTTCTTTTGAACATGGCAACACCAAAACTTACCCGAATGTGTCCTTGGAATTGGGTTATGTGCCATTGGATAAAACTTTGGCTGCGGCGGAAGCGATTGTTACCACACAGCGTGATTTTGGTAACCGTCATGATCGTAAAAATGCCAGAACGCGTTATACCGTGCAAAATATGACCTTGAATGGTTTCCGTGCTGAAGTGGAAAAACGCATGGGAGTAAAATTTGAGCCGATTCGTCCATATGAATTTACTGAACGCGGTGATCGTATCGGTTGGGTGAAAGGGATTGATAATAACTGGCATTTAACCTTGTTTATCGAGAGTGGACGCATTACTGATCAACCGGAAAAACCGTTGATGACCGGAATGTTGGAAATTGCTAAAGTGCATAAAGGTGATTTTCGGATTACCGCTAACCAAAATATTATTATTGCCAATGTAGCGGAAAAAGACAAAAAAACCATTGAAAAATTAGCGAAACAATATGGTTTAATGCGCGATGATGTGACGAAACAGCGTGAAAATTCAATGTCATGCGTGGCGTTCCCAACCTGTCCGTTGGCGATGGCGGAAGCGGAACGGGTGCTGCCGGATTTTATTAGCGAATTGGATAAAGTGATGGCGAAACATCAAGTTTCTGAGGATTATATTATTACTCGTATTACTGGTTGTCCGAATGGTTGTGGTCGTGCTATGTTGGCGGAAATCGGTTTAGTTGGTAAAGCGGTAGGGCGTTATAATTTGCATATTGGTGGCGATCGCGCGGGATTGCGTATTCCGCGTCTGTATAAGGAAAATATCACTCTTGAGCAAATTATTCAGGAATTGGATACGCTGATTGGTTTATGGTCAAAAGAGCGGTCAAAAAATGAAGCATTTGGTGATTTTGTGATCCGTAAAGGCATTATTAAACCTGTTGTCAATGCGGCGGTGGATTTCTGGGATGCCACTCTTATTCCAACCGTTAATGCATAA
- a CDS encoding NGG1p interacting factor 3, NIF3 family protein, with amino-acid sequence MNNLQLEQILNQKLNSQAISDYAPNGLQIEGKAEIKKIITGVTASQALIDYAVSQQADAILVHHGYFWKSESPCLRGMKGKRIKTLLTNDINLYAYHLPLDVHPELGNNAQLAQRLGAQNLQPLENNAFSIPLSATFDPPLTAEQLRLKIEQSLKRSPLICSENAPHFIRTIGICTGGGQSYIDLAAAKGLDAFITGEVSEQTIHSAREQGIHFFAAGHHATERYGVQALGEWLAKTYELDVEFKDIDNPA; translated from the coding sequence ATGAATAATTTACAACTGGAACAAATTCTTAATCAAAAACTCAACAGCCAAGCCATTTCCGATTATGCACCAAACGGGTTGCAAATCGAAGGAAAAGCAGAAATCAAAAAAATCATTACCGGCGTCACCGCCAGCCAAGCCTTAATTGATTATGCGGTTAGCCAACAAGCGGATGCGATTTTAGTACATCACGGTTATTTTTGGAAAAGCGAATCCCCTTGCTTACGTGGGATGAAAGGCAAAAGAATCAAAACGTTATTAACCAACGATATAAATTTATACGCCTACCATCTCCCTTTAGATGTTCATCCAGAGTTAGGAAATAACGCCCAATTGGCGCAACGCTTAGGCGCACAGAATTTGCAGCCATTGGAAAATAACGCTTTCAGCATTCCGCTTTCCGCTACCTTCGATCCGCCGCTCACCGCCGAACAACTGCGCCTTAAAATTGAACAATCTTTAAAGCGAAGCCCGTTAATTTGCAGCGAAAATGCACCGCACTTTATCCGCACTATCGGTATTTGCACCGGCGGCGGACAAAGCTATATTGATCTCGCTGCCGCCAAAGGATTAGACGCATTTATCACGGGAGAAGTGTCCGAACAAACTATCCACTCGGCACGGGAGCAAGGAATTCACTTCTTCGCCGCCGGTCATCATGCTACCGAACGCTACGGCGTCCAAGCCCTCGGCGAGTGGCTCGCGAAAACCTACGAACTGGACGTTGAATTTAAGGATATTGACAACCCGGCATAG
- the nagB gene encoding glucosamine-6-phosphate deaminase, with translation MRLIPLKNSQQVSQWAARHIAERINQFSPTEANPFVLGLPTGGTPLATYRELIKLYQAGEVSFKNVVTFNMDEYVGLPKDHPQSYHTFMYKNFFDHIDIQEKNINILDGNTHDHDAECRRYEEKIKSYGKIHLFMGGVGVDGHIAFNEPASSLASRTRIKTLTEDTLLANSRFFDNDVTKVPKYALTIGVATLLDAEEVMLLVTGYNKALALQACVEGNVNHLWTVSALQLHRHALVVCDEAATQELKVKTVKYFTELESRAIHSVI, from the coding sequence ATGCGTTTAATTCCATTAAAAAATTCACAGCAAGTTAGTCAATGGGCGGCACGTCATATTGCGGAACGGATAAATCAATTTTCGCCCACAGAGGCGAACCCTTTTGTATTGGGGCTACCGACAGGAGGAACACCATTAGCGACATATAGAGAGTTGATTAAATTATATCAAGCCGGTGAAGTCAGTTTTAAAAATGTTGTTACGTTTAATATGGACGAATATGTCGGATTACCAAAGGATCATCCACAAAGTTATCATACGTTTATGTATAAAAACTTTTTTGATCATATTGATATTCAAGAAAAAAATATCAATATTTTAGACGGAAATACTCATGATCATGATGCGGAATGTCGCCGTTATGAAGAAAAAATCAAATCTTACGGTAAAATTCATCTATTTATGGGCGGGGTTGGTGTTGATGGACATATTGCTTTTAATGAGCCAGCTTCATCCCTTGCTTCGCGTACTCGTATTAAAACGTTAACGGAAGACACCTTGCTCGCTAATTCTCGTTTTTTTGATAATGATGTAACAAAAGTGCCGAAATATGCATTGACTATCGGTGTTGCGACTTTATTAGACGCAGAAGAAGTGATGTTACTGGTGACTGGTTATAATAAAGCATTGGCTTTGCAAGCCTGTGTTGAAGGAAACGTGAATCATTTGTGGACAGTAAGTGCATTGCAGTTACATCGTCATGCCCTAGTGGTCTGCGATGAAGCGGCGACACAAGAATTGAAGGTGAAAACCGTTAAGTATTTTACTGAATTAGAGTCAAGAGCCATTCATAGTGTAATTTAA
- the mrcB gene encoding penicillin-binding protein 1B, producing MAENAENQSQTPETTPPTPSKKKRFGIFMAKVGFTLACFVAFYGIYLDGQIRSKMDGQIWQLPAEIYARIDKLRLADNLTLEQTKQRLLANDYRQTTMIAAPGDFKIEDNTIVLLRGEFPFPEQPEAQRVFRLRFEHDKLSVIEDLINVKAIDEFQLAPKLIGMLQSENEERLAISLQNYPRLLIDALLLTEDRRFYEHDGISFLGIARALWANFQAGHSVQGGSTLTQQLVKNLFLSNERTLTRKVNEALMALLLDWRYDKNRILETYLNEIYLGQNGDTQIHGFELASHFYFGRSIREINLEQIALLVGMVKGPSLYNPWRNPENALERRNVVLRLLLENRVIDNELYEMLSKRPLGVQKRGQINRKYPAFIQTLQAELRAQFGENRAEALSGARIFSTLDIEQQKAAENAVVNTVSGLQLKYTNPSLEAAMVVADYHQGAIRAIVGGMQTHFAGFNRALNARRQIGSLVKPSIYLTALSHPEQFRLNTPIQNQPITINVKGSPPWQPRNYDRRYGGSVMLMDALVRSLNIPTVNIGMKVGLSEIIETQKAMGWDKVSIPKVPAMLLGSYSISPYDVANLYQTIANQGARIPLSTINHISDQRGNTLYQRSMDAEQVVPEEAAFQTLYAMQQVVERGTARSLQNDFAALRLAGKTGTTNDARDAWFVGIDGENLATIWVGRDDNGETKLTGASGALQVYHDYLRRTSAKTLKLHKPNDIKWVGINPYGSWDCSSNRTIPVWAEKNQVFCQATPKVSPPAVEKTKITEPVRQSVWDVLNDAPQQAPVEEAQPAN from the coding sequence ATGGCTGAAAACGCAGAAAATCAATCTCAAACGCCAGAAACCACGCCGCCGACGCCAAGCAAAAAAAAGCGCTTTGGCATATTTATGGCAAAAGTCGGTTTTACCTTGGCGTGTTTTGTCGCTTTTTATGGAATTTATCTAGACGGTCAAATCCGTTCCAAAATGGATGGTCAAATTTGGCAATTGCCGGCGGAAATTTACGCCCGCATCGACAAACTCCGTCTTGCCGATAATCTCACCTTGGAACAAACTAAACAGCGTTTACTCGCCAATGATTATCGTCAAACCACCATGATTGCCGCTCCCGGCGATTTTAAAATTGAAGACAATACCATTGTTTTGCTACGCGGCGAATTTCCGTTTCCGGAACAACCAGAAGCACAGCGTGTTTTCCGTTTGCGCTTTGAACATGACAAACTATCCGTCATTGAAGATTTGATCAACGTAAAAGCCATTGACGAGTTCCAGCTAGCGCCAAAATTGATCGGAATGTTACAATCGGAAAATGAAGAACGCTTGGCAATTTCTCTACAAAATTATCCACGTTTATTGATTGATGCCCTCTTATTGACCGAAGATCGCCGCTTTTATGAACATGATGGAATTAGTTTTCTCGGCATCGCTCGTGCGCTATGGGCAAATTTCCAAGCCGGTCATAGCGTACAAGGTGGCAGTACCTTAACGCAACAATTAGTTAAAAACCTCTTTTTAAGCAACGAACGTACATTAACTCGTAAGGTTAACGAAGCGTTAATGGCATTATTGCTCGACTGGCGTTATGACAAAAACCGTATTTTAGAAACCTATTTAAATGAAATTTATTTAGGGCAAAACGGTGATACACAAATTCACGGTTTTGAATTAGCAAGCCATTTCTATTTTGGGCGCTCCATTCGCGAAATTAACTTAGAACAGATTGCCCTGCTCGTCGGCATGGTAAAAGGCCCATCCTTATATAATCCGTGGCGTAATCCGGAAAATGCGCTAGAACGTCGCAACGTGGTTTTACGCTTATTGTTGGAAAATCGTGTGATTGATAACGAATTGTACGAGATGTTAAGTAAGCGCCCACTCGGTGTACAAAAACGTGGGCAAATTAATCGTAAATATCCCGCGTTTATCCAAACCTTACAAGCCGAACTACGCGCCCAATTCGGTGAAAATCGTGCTGAAGCCTTATCCGGCGCGCGCATTTTCTCCACCTTGGATATTGAACAACAAAAAGCCGCGGAAAACGCTGTGGTAAATACCGTTTCCGGATTGCAATTAAAATATACCAACCCAAGCCTAGAAGCAGCGATGGTCGTTGCGGATTATCATCAAGGTGCGATACGTGCCATCGTGGGCGGAATGCAAACCCATTTTGCAGGTTTTAACCGCGCGCTTAATGCTCGACGCCAAATTGGTTCTTTGGTAAAACCGTCAATTTATTTGACCGCACTTTCGCATCCCGAACAATTTCGATTGAATACTCCAATCCAAAATCAACCGATTACGATTAATGTCAAAGGTAGCCCGCCTTGGCAACCGCGCAACTACGATCGTCGTTATGGCGGCTCCGTGATGTTGATGGATGCTTTGGTGCGCTCATTGAATATTCCGACGGTCAATATCGGGATGAAGGTTGGTTTATCGGAAATTATTGAGACACAAAAAGCCATGGGTTGGGATAAAGTATCCATTCCAAAAGTGCCGGCAATGTTATTGGGATCTTATTCAATTTCACCTTACGACGTCGCGAATTTGTATCAAACCATTGCTAACCAAGGGGCACGTATTCCGTTATCCACCATTAACCATATTAGCGATCAACGGGGAAATACTCTTTATCAACGTTCCATGGATGCAGAGCAAGTCGTGCCTGAAGAAGCAGCGTTCCAAACCCTTTATGCGATGCAGCAAGTGGTCGAGCGCGGAACTGCCCGCAGCTTGCAAAATGATTTTGCCGCGCTACGTTTGGCGGGTAAAACCGGTACCACTAACGATGCGCGTGATGCTTGGTTTGTGGGCATTGACGGTGAAAACCTCGCTACTATCTGGGTTGGGCGTGATGACAATGGCGAAACTAAATTAACCGGCGCCAGCGGTGCGTTGCAGGTTTACCATGATTATTTACGCCGCACGTCGGCAAAAACGCTCAAACTGCATAAACCAAACGACATCAAGTGGGTGGGGATTAATCCTTACGGAAGCTGGGATTGTTCCAGTAACCGCACCATTCCAGTATGGGCAGAAAAAAATCAAGTATTTTGTCAAGCAACACCTAAGGTTAGCCCACCGGCAGTAGAAAAAACCAAAATCACCGAACCGGTACGCCAAAGCGTATGGGATGTATTAAACGATGCACCGCAACAAGCGCCGGTAGAAGAAGCGCAGCCGGCAAATTAA
- the erpA gene encoding iron-sulfur cluster insertion protein ErpA: MSDIAVPLTFTDAAANKVKSLISEEDNQELKLRVYITGGGCSGFQYGFTFDEKVNEGDLTVENGGVQLVIDPMSLQYLIGGTIDYTEGLEGSRFIVNNPNASTTCGCGSSFSI; encoded by the coding sequence ATGTCAGATATAGCTGTTCCCTTAACTTTCACTGACGCTGCGGCGAATAAAGTGAAATCGTTAATCAGTGAAGAAGATAATCAAGAGTTAAAATTACGCGTTTATATTACCGGTGGCGGGTGTAGCGGTTTCCAATACGGTTTTACTTTTGATGAAAAAGTCAACGAAGGCGATCTTACGGTAGAAAATGGCGGCGTACAATTAGTTATCGATCCAATGAGCTTACAATATCTTATCGGCGGAACAATTGATTATACCGAAGGATTGGAGGGCTCCCGTTTTATTGTCAATAACCCAAATGCATCAACCACTTGCGGTTGTGGATCCTCCTTTAGCATTTAA
- the fabI gene encoding enoyl-(acyl carrier protein) reductase → MGFLTNKRILITGLASSRSIAYGIAAAMKREGAELAFTYLNDKLKPRVEEFAKEFGSDIVLPLDVATDESISECFTELSKRWDKFDGFVHAIAFAPGDQLDGDYVNAATREGYRIAHDISAYSFVAMAQAARPMLNPNSGLLTLTYLGAERAIPNYNVMCLAKASLEAATRVMAADLGKDGIRVNAISAGPIRTLAASGIKNFKKMLSTFEHTAPLRRTVTIEDVGNSAAFLCSDLASGVTGEVLHVDAGFSITAMSELGADE, encoded by the coding sequence ATGGGTTTTTTAACAAATAAACGAATTTTAATCACAGGCTTAGCCAGCAGTCGTTCGATTGCCTACGGAATTGCCGCGGCGATGAAACGTGAAGGTGCCGAGCTTGCATTTACTTATCTCAACGACAAACTAAAACCACGCGTAGAAGAATTTGCGAAAGAATTTGGTTCAGATATTGTGTTGCCACTAGATGTTGCCACCGATGAAAGCATCAGCGAATGTTTTACTGAGTTAAGCAAACGTTGGGACAAATTTGACGGTTTCGTACACGCTATCGCCTTTGCACCGGGTGATCAATTAGATGGTGATTATGTCAATGCAGCTACCCGCGAAGGTTATCGTATCGCTCATGACATCAGCGCTTACAGCTTTGTTGCCATGGCGCAAGCAGCTCGCCCGATGTTAAACCCAAATTCCGGTTTATTGACCTTAACCTATTTAGGTGCAGAGCGCGCTATTCCAAACTACAACGTTATGTGTTTGGCAAAAGCATCATTAGAAGCCGCAACACGCGTGATGGCAGCAGATCTAGGTAAAGATGGTATCCGTGTCAATGCGATTTCTGCCGGTCCAATCCGCACCTTAGCCGCTTCCGGTATCAAAAACTTCAAGAAAATGTTATCCACCTTTGAACATACCGCGCCGTTACGTCGCACTGTGACCATTGAAGATGTAGGTAATTCTGCCGCATTCTTGTGTTCCGATTTAGCCTCCGGTGTAACCGGCGAAGTATTGCACGTGGATGCCGGTTTCAGCATCACCGCCATGAGCGAACTTGGTGCAGACGAATAA
- the nagA gene encoding N-acetylglucosamine-6-phosphate deacetylase — translation MYALTNAVIYTAKEILYGYAVLVDNDIVVAVIPQEQLDENIHCIDLKGNNLTAGFIDLQLNGCGGVMFNEQTSVETLEIMQATNLKSGTTSFLPTFITAPDEEMKSAVTIMRNYLAKYQNQALGLHLEGPYLSVEKKGVHRAEYIRTISPEMKAFLCENADVITKLTLAAENPTADFIAEFVQKGIVVSLGHSNASYAQAKAAIDQGIRFATHLHNAMSPISSGRELGVVGAVLDSDIYSGIIIDGLHVDFANIKIDKKIKGDKLCIVTDATAAAGADIESFYFVGKKVYVRDGKCYDENGTIGGSSVTMIKSIENAVKHVGIPLDEALRMANYYPAKAIQVDDHLGSIAAGKIANLTIFNNEFKVLGTIVNGQWQYRC, via the coding sequence ATGTATGCATTAACCAATGCTGTAATTTATACAGCAAAAGAAATTTTATACGGATATGCTGTACTCGTTGATAATGATATTGTTGTAGCAGTTATTCCACAAGAACAATTGGATGAAAATATTCACTGTATTGATTTAAAAGGAAATAATTTAACAGCCGGATTTATTGATTTGCAACTTAATGGTTGTGGTGGAGTGATGTTCAACGAGCAAACTAGCGTGGAAACATTGGAAATTATGCAAGCCACAAATTTGAAATCAGGTACTACCAGTTTTCTACCGACTTTTATTACTGCACCGGATGAGGAAATGAAAAGTGCGGTCACAATTATGCGAAATTATTTAGCAAAATATCAAAATCAGGCTTTAGGATTACATTTGGAAGGCCCTTATTTAAGTGTCGAGAAAAAAGGGGTGCATCGCGCGGAATATATCCGCACTATTTCTCCGGAGATGAAAGCATTTTTATGCGAAAATGCTGATGTCATTACCAAATTAACGCTGGCGGCAGAAAATCCGACTGCCGACTTTATCGCCGAATTTGTGCAAAAAGGCATTGTGGTATCTTTGGGGCATTCCAACGCCAGCTACGCGCAAGCCAAAGCGGCGATTGATCAAGGGATACGTTTTGCTACACATTTGCATAATGCTATGTCGCCGATAAGCTCTGGGCGCGAATTGGGTGTGGTTGGCGCAGTGTTGGATAGTGATATTTATAGTGGTATTATCATTGATGGGTTACATGTGGATTTCGCCAATATCAAAATCGATAAAAAAATTAAAGGTGATAAATTATGTATTGTGACTGATGCGACCGCTGCTGCCGGCGCTGACATTGAGTCTTTCTATTTTGTTGGTAAAAAAGTCTATGTGCGCGATGGGAAATGCTATGACGAAAATGGAACCATTGGCGGCTCCTCGGTAACCATGATTAAATCTATCGAAAATGCGGTAAAACATGTCGGTATCCCACTGGATGAAGCCTTACGCATGGCGAATTATTATCCGGCGAAAGCGATTCAGGTGGACGATCATTTAGGTTCAATCGCTGCCGGAAAAATTGCAAATTTAACCATTTTTAATAATGAATTTAAGGTGTTAGGAACCATTGTCAATGGGCAATGGCAATATCGTTGCTGA
- the rnb gene encoding exoribonuclease II, whose protein sequence is MAVYMFQNNPLLTQLKQQIRDSKPHVEGIVKSSDKSFGFLETDKKSYFIPPQAMKKVMHGDKIRAAIETVGEKEQAEPEELLEPMLTRFIAKVRFNKDQKLQVLVDHPQINQPIGATQPKALKEQLQEGDWVVATLKTHPLRDDRFFFAQINEFICRADDDFAPWWVTLARHEQSRYPVQGSDQYTMIETQTRENLTALNFVTIDSETTQDMDDALYIQPIEQNGQQTGWQLVVAIADPTAYIDVNSQIEQDAKQRCFTNYLPGFNIPMLPRELSDELCSLKENEVRPALVCYIETDLQGNISNKPYFVLAEIQSKAKLAYSQVSDYLEQQTDSWQPQNAAIKQQIDWLHQFTLARVQWRKTHSLLFKEKPDYSFILAEDGKVLEIKAEYRRIANQIVEESMIIANICAAHYLAETVKCGIFNTHSGFDKKYLENAHQFLLNHLANEQNQAELSERYAVDKLATLEGYCQMRHDIEPFDGDYLEFRLRRFLTFAEFKSEIAPHFGLGLTGYATWTSPIRKYSDMVNHRLIKASLTQQPVEIPQESILQRLQEARRQNRAVERDIADWLYCRYLATSVEQKPMFDAEVQDVMRGGLRVILLANGATMFIPASTLHDNKEEMQVNSEEIALYIKGERRYKIGDIIQVQLTEVKEETRSIIGNIA, encoded by the coding sequence ATGGCAGTTTATATGTTTCAAAATAACCCTCTCTTAACCCAGTTAAAACAGCAAATTCGTGACAGTAAACCTCATGTGGAAGGTATTGTTAAAAGTTCGGATAAATCCTTTGGCTTTTTAGAAACGGACAAAAAAAGTTATTTCATCCCGCCGCAAGCCATGAAAAAAGTGATGCATGGCGATAAAATTCGTGCCGCCATCGAAACAGTCGGAGAAAAAGAGCAAGCGGAGCCGGAAGAATTGCTGGAACCAATGCTTACCCGTTTTATCGCCAAAGTGCGGTTTAATAAAGACCAGAAATTACAAGTGTTAGTGGATCATCCGCAGATCAATCAACCGATCGGTGCCACACAACCTAAAGCGCTTAAAGAACAATTGCAAGAAGGTGACTGGGTTGTTGCCACTTTAAAAACCCATCCGTTACGCGACGACCGTTTTTTCTTTGCGCAAATTAACGAGTTCATTTGTCGAGCAGATGATGACTTTGCCCCTTGGTGGGTCACGCTTGCACGCCACGAGCAATCCCGTTATCCGGTACAAGGCTCGGATCAATACACCATGATCGAGACACAAACGCGCGAAAATTTGACCGCACTTAATTTCGTCACGATCGACAGCGAAACGACACAAGATATGGACGATGCCTTGTATATTCAGCCGATTGAACAAAACGGGCAACAAACCGGCTGGCAATTAGTGGTTGCCATTGCCGATCCGACTGCCTATATTGATGTGAACTCACAAATCGAGCAAGATGCCAAACAACGCTGTTTCACTAATTATTTACCGGGATTTAATATTCCCATGCTGCCGCGTGAATTATCTGATGAACTTTGCTCACTAAAAGAAAACGAAGTTCGTCCAGCATTGGTGTGTTATATTGAAACGGATTTGCAAGGCAATATCAGCAATAAACCTTATTTTGTCTTGGCAGAAATTCAATCTAAAGCCAAACTGGCATATTCCCAAGTTTCCGATTATCTGGAACAACAAACCGACAGCTGGCAACCGCAAAATGCCGCGATTAAACAACAAATTGACTGGCTGCATCAATTTACCTTGGCACGTGTTCAATGGCGCAAAACCCATTCTTTATTATTCAAAGAAAAACCGGATTATTCTTTCATCCTCGCAGAAGATGGAAAAGTATTGGAAATTAAAGCGGAATATCGCCGGATCGCCAATCAAATTGTGGAAGAATCCATGATTATCGCCAACATTTGTGCCGCACATTATTTAGCCGAAACCGTCAAATGCGGCATTTTCAATACCCATTCCGGTTTTGATAAAAAATATTTGGAAAATGCCCATCAATTTTTATTAAATCATCTTGCCAACGAACAAAATCAGGCAGAATTAAGCGAACGCTATGCGGTAGACAAACTTGCCACGCTCGAAGGTTATTGCCAAATGCGTCATGATATTGAACCTTTTGATGGCGATTATTTAGAATTCCGTTTGCGCCGGTTTTTAACTTTTGCTGAATTTAAGTCAGAAATTGCACCACACTTTGGTCTCGGTTTAACCGGTTATGCAACTTGGACATCACCAATCCGAAAATACTCCGATATGGTCAATCACCGCTTGATCAAAGCCAGTTTGACACAACAACCTGTTGAAATACCACAAGAATCAATTTTGCAACGACTACAAGAAGCTCGTCGCCAAAATCGTGCGGTAGAACGGGATATTGCCGACTGGTTATACTGTCGTTATTTAGCCACAAGCGTTGAACAAAAACCGATGTTTGATGCGGAAGTGCAGGATGTCATGCGTGGCGGTTTACGTGTGATTTTATTGGCAAATGGCGCTACGATGTTTATTCCAGCCTCCACATTACATGACAATAAAGAAGAAATGCAAGTAAATTCAGAGGAAATTGCGTTATATATCAAAGGAGAACGTCGCTATAAAATCGGCGATATTATCCAGGTGCAATTAACAGAAGTGAAAGAAGAAACACGCAGTATCATTGGCAATATCGCGTAA